The following coding sequences lie in one Hippopotamus amphibius kiboko isolate mHipAmp2 chromosome 17, mHipAmp2.hap2, whole genome shotgun sequence genomic window:
- the MYO1C gene encoding unconventional myosin-Ic isoform X4 translates to MISGESGAGKTEATKRLLQFYAETCPAPERGGAVRDRLLQSNPVLEAFGNAKTLRNDNSSRFGKYMDVQFDFKGAPVGGHILSYLLEKSRVVHQNHGERNFHIFYQLLEGGEEETLRRLGLERNPQSYLYLVKGQCAKVSSINDKSDWKVVRKALTVIDFTEDEVEDLLSIVASVLHLGNIHFAADEESNAQVTTENQLKYLTRLLGVEGSTLREALTHRKIIAKGEELLSPLNLEQAAYARDALAKAVYSRTFTWLVAKINRSLASKDAESPSWRSTTVLGLLDIYGFEVFQNNSFEQFCINYCNEKLQQLFIELTLKSEQEEYEAEGIAWEPVQYFNNKIICDLVEEKFKGIISILDEECLRPGEATDLTFLEKLEDTVKHHPHFLTHKLADQRTRKSLGRGEFRLRHYAGEVTYTVTGFLDKNNDLLFRSLKETMCSSENPIMSQCFDRSELSDKKRPETVATQFKMSLLQLVEILKSKEPAYVRCIKPNDAKQPGRFDEVLIRHQVKYLGLMENLRVRRAGFAYRRKYEAFLQRYKSLCPETWPTWAGRPQDGVAVLVRYLGYKPEEYKMGRTKIFIRFPKTLFATEDALEVRRQSLATKIQAAWRGYHWRQKFLRVKRSAICIQSWWRGTLGRRKAARRKWAAQTIRRLIRGFILRHAPRCPENAFFLDHVRTSFLLNLRRQLPRNILDTSWPTPPPALREASELLRDLCRKNMVWKYCRSISPEWKQQLQQKAVASEIFKGKKDNYPQSVPRLFISTRLGADEISPKVLQALGSEPIQYAVPVVKYDRKGYRPRSRQLLLTPNAVVIVEDAKVKQRIEYANLTGISVSSLSDSLFVLHVQREDNKQKGDVVLQSDHVIETLTKTALSADRVSNINININQGSITFAGGPGRDGIIDFTPGSELLITKAKNGHLAVVAPRLNSR, encoded by the exons ATGATCTCTGGGGAAAGTGGGGCAGGCAAGACAGAGGCCACCAAGCGGCTGCTGCAGTTCTATGCTGAGACCTGCCCAGCCCCCGAGCGGGGCGGTGCTGTGCGTGACCGGCTGCTGCAGAGCAACCCGGTGCTGGAG GCCTTCGGAAATGCCAAGACCCTGCGGAACGATAACTCCAGCAGGTTTGGGAAGTACATGGACGTGCAGTTTGACTTCAAG GGCGCCCCTGTGGGTGGCCACATCCTCAGTTACCTCCTGGAGAAGTCCCGGGTGGTGCACCAGAATCACGGGGAGAGGAACTTCCACATCTTCTACCAACTGCTAGAGGGGGGCGAGGAGGAGACGCTGCGCAGGCTGGGCCTGGAACGGAACCCCCAGAGCTACCTGTACTTGGTGAAG GGCCAGTGCGCCAAAGTCTCCTCCATCAACGACAAGAGTGATTGGAAGGTCGTCAGGAAGGCCCTGACGGTCATCGACTTCACTGAGGATGAAGTGGAG GACCTGTTGAGCATCGTGGCGAGTGTCCTGCATCTGGGCAACATCCACTTTGCTGCCGATGAGGAGAGCAACGCCCAGGTCACCACCGAGAACCAGCTCAAGTATCTGACCAGG CTCCTCGGTGTGGAAGGCTCAACGTTGCGGGAAGCCCTGACGCACAGGAAGATCATCGCCAAGGGTGAAGAG ctgctgagcccgcTGAACCTCGAACAGGCTGCGTATGCGCGGGACGCCCTCGCCAAGGCCGTGTACAGTCGCACCTTTACCTGGTTGGTCGCGAAGATCAATAGGTCCCTGGCCTCCAAG GATGCCGAGAGCCCCAGCTGGCGGAGCACCACGGTCCTTGGGCTCCTGGACATTTATGGCTTCGAAGTGTTTCAGAACAACAG CTTTGAGCAGTTCTGCATCAattactgcaatgagaagctgcagCAGCTCTTCATCGAGCTCACCCTCAAGTCGGAACAGGAGGAGTACGAGGCAGAGGGCATCGCG TGGGAGCCTGTCCAGTATTTCAACAACAAGATCATCTGTGACCTGGTGGAGGAGAAGTTCAAGGGCATCATCTCCATTTTG GACGAGGAGTGTCTGCGCCCCGGGGAGGCCACGGACCTGACCTTCCTGGAGAAGCTGGAGGACACAGTCAAGCACCATCCACACTTCCTGAC GCACAAGCTGGCTGACCAGCGGACCAGGAAATCTCTGGGCCGCGGAGAGTTCCGCCTTCGGCACTATGCTGGGGAGGTGACCTACACCGTGACTG GGTTTCTGGATAAAAACAACGACCTTCTCTTCCGGagcctgaaggag aCCATGTGCAGCTCGGAGAATCCCATCATGAGCCAGTGCTTTGACCGGAGcgagctcagtgacaagaagcGGCCAGAGACG GTGGCCACCCAGTTCAAGATGAGCCTCCTGCAGCTGGTGGAGATTCTGAAGTCTAAGGAGCCTGCCTACGTCCGCTGCATCAAGCCCAACGACGCCAAGCAGCCGG GCCGCTTTGACGAGGTGCTGATCCGGCACCAGGTGAAATACCTGGGGCTGATGGAGAACCTGCGCGTGCGCAGAGCCGGCTTTGCCTATCGCCGCAAATACGAGGctttcctgcagag GTACAAGTCGCTGTGCCCAGAGACATGGCCCACATGGGCAGGCCGGCCCCAGGATGGGGTGGCTGTGCTGGTCAGGTACCTCGGCTACAAACCGGAAGAGTACAAGATGGGCAG GACCAAGATCTTCATCCGCTTCCCCAAGACCCTGTTTGCCACAGAGGATGCCTTGGAGGTCCGGCGGCAGAGCCTGG CCACGAAGATCCAGGCCGCCTGGAGAGGCTATCACTGGCGGCAGAAATTCCTCCGGGTGAAGCGATCAG CCATCTGCATCCAGTCCTGGTGGCGCGGAACCCTGGGCCGGAGGAAGGCCGCCAGGAGGAAGTGGGCGGCCCAGACCATCCGGCG GCTCATCCGTGGCTTCATCTTGCGCCATGCACCCCGTTGCCCCGAGAATGCCTTCTTCCTGGACCACGTGCGCACTTCTTTTTTGCTCAACCTGCGGCGGCAGCTGCCCCGGAATATCCTGGACACTTCCTGGCCCACGCCCCCACCTGCCCTGCGTGAG GCCTCGGAGCTGCTGCGGGATCTGTGCCGGAAGAACATGGTGTGGAAGTACTGCCGAAGCATCAGCCCCGAGTGGAAGCAGCAG CTGCAGCAAAAAGCCGTGGCTAGTGAGATCTTCAAGGGCAAGAAGGACAATTACCCCCAGAGTGTCCCCAGGCTCTTCATCAGCACGCGGCTTG GCGCAGATGAGATCAGCCCCAAAGTGCTGCAGGCCCTGGGCTCTGAGCCCATTCAG TATGCCGTACCCGTCGTGAAATATGACCGCAAGGGCTACAGGCCGCGCTCGCGGCAGCTGTTGCTGACACCCAACGCTGTGGTCATCGTGGAGGACGCCAAAGTCAAGCAGAGGATTGAGTACGCCAACCTGACCG GAATCTCCGTCAGCAGCCTGAGTGACAGCCTCTTTGTGCTCCATGTGCAGCGTGAGGACAATAAGCAGAAG GGAGACGTGGTGCTGCAGAGTGACCACGTGATTGAGACACTGACCAAGACGGCGCTCAGTGCCGACCGTGTGAGCAACATCAACATCAACATCAACCAGGGCAG catcaCGTTCGCAGGGGGTCCCGGCAGGGATGGCATCATTGACTTCACACCTGGCTCGGAGTTGCTCATCACCAAGGCCAAGAACGGACACctggctgtg GTGGCCCCGCGGCTGAACTCTCGGTGA